From the Xenorhabdus ishibashii genome, one window contains:
- the hutI gene encoding imidazolonepropionase — protein sequence MSIELRDTDVIWRNAKLATMNPAIKSVDGESHYGMLEQHDLIVRDEKILAILPTDSVPANQCKIIDAEQRLITPGLIDCHTHLVFGGNRASEWEQRLNGISYEEISAKGGGINSTVNATRNSSAQQLENVSQKRLNALMAEGVTTIEMKSGYGLDLATEEKQLKVVRALAQKNPIEISPTLLSAHAVPPEYKHNPDAYIDLVCDSILPTLWQKQLFEAVDVFCETVGFNLSQTKRLFATAKRLNIPVKGHVEQLSNLGGSELVAEYQGLSVDHVEHLDEKGIEAISRSGTVAVLLPGAFYFLRETQRPPIALLRQYGVPMAISTDFNPGTSPFASLRLIMNMACVQFGLTPEEVWQGVTIHAAQALGREESHGQLAAGFMADFVVWDAQKPVDIFYELGHNPLVYRIYHGEITHRDDLNSFN from the coding sequence ATGTCGATTGAATTAAGAGACACTGATGTCATATGGCGTAATGCCAAACTTGCCACAATGAACCCTGCAATTAAAAGCGTCGATGGTGAAAGTCATTACGGCATGTTAGAACAGCATGATCTTATTGTGCGAGATGAAAAAATCTTAGCGATTTTGCCGACAGATAGCGTACCAGCCAACCAATGTAAAATCATTGACGCAGAGCAGCGCTTGATCACACCTGGCTTAATCGATTGCCACACTCATTTAGTTTTTGGTGGCAACAGAGCCTCTGAGTGGGAACAACGCCTGAATGGGATTTCTTATGAAGAAATCAGTGCTAAAGGGGGAGGTATTAATTCCACAGTGAATGCCACCCGCAATAGTTCGGCTCAACAGTTGGAAAACGTATCCCAGAAGCGTCTCAATGCATTGATGGCTGAAGGGGTGACAACAATTGAGATGAAATCAGGTTATGGATTAGATCTGGCAACTGAAGAAAAACAGTTGAAGGTTGTGCGGGCATTGGCACAGAAAAATCCCATCGAAATTAGCCCAACATTACTTTCTGCCCATGCTGTCCCCCCTGAATATAAACATAATCCTGATGCTTATATTGACTTAGTTTGTGATTCCATCCTGCCTACTCTCTGGCAAAAACAGTTATTCGAAGCTGTAGATGTATTCTGTGAAACAGTGGGTTTCAATCTGAGCCAGACCAAACGCCTGTTTGCAACAGCAAAACGCTTAAATATTCCCGTAAAAGGTCATGTTGAGCAACTTTCCAATTTGGGAGGAAGTGAACTGGTTGCTGAATATCAAGGTTTATCGGTTGATCATGTTGAGCACTTGGATGAAAAGGGAATTGAAGCCATCAGCCGTAGTGGAACCGTCGCCGTATTGTTGCCAGGGGCATTTTATTTCCTGAGAGAAACTCAACGCCCTCCTATTGCATTATTGCGCCAATATGGTGTCCCAATGGCTATTTCGACAGATTTTAATCCCGGAACCAGTCCTTTTGCTTCTTTGCGCCTGATCATGAATATGGCTTGCGTACAATTTGGTTTGACACCAGAAGAAGTGTGGCAGGGAGTCACTATTCATGCCGCTCAGGCATTGGGGCGGGAAGAAAGTCACGGCCAATTAGCGGCAGGTTTTATGGCGGACTTTGTCGTTTGGGATGCTCAGAAACCCGTTGATATCTTCTATGAACTAGGACATAACCCGTTGGTTTATCGTATTTATCATGGCGAAATTACGCATCGTGATGACTTAAATAGCTTTAATTAA
- the hutG gene encoding formimidoylglutamase — translation MNLWHPTSENIWQGRNDLVEANNALRLFQTIKQPVSFSPEKFPHHIALLGFECDEGVKLNQGRPGAKLGPEYLRQSLANLASYDGHDQLVDLGNIRANSGELSEAQQALSDAVYECQQHKMKTLIFGGGHETAFAHGLGIYRAFSEQRVGIINFDAHLDLRNSPQPTSGTPFRQLAHYCQQHQRPFNYSCVGASLASNTQALLDEANHLDVTIIWDTHCVESMLDKVQQQLQDIINQVDIIYMTIDLDVLPIWQMPAVSAPAALGVPLERLLPLVQFICQSKKLQAVDLVELNPLYDIQGMGGKAAARLAWQLVHWWNK, via the coding sequence ATGAATTTATGGCATCCAACATCAGAAAACATTTGGCAAGGGCGCAATGATCTCGTAGAAGCCAATAATGCCTTACGTCTGTTCCAGACAATAAAACAACCAGTCAGTTTCTCACCAGAAAAATTTCCTCATCACATTGCGCTATTGGGATTTGAATGTGATGAAGGCGTTAAACTTAATCAGGGACGTCCAGGAGCGAAATTGGGGCCAGAATATTTGCGCCAGTCGTTGGCAAATCTGGCGAGTTATGACGGCCATGATCAGTTGGTGGATTTGGGCAATATTCGCGCCAATTCTGGTGAGTTGAGTGAGGCACAGCAGGCGCTCAGTGATGCTGTCTATGAATGCCAGCAGCATAAGATGAAAACGCTGATTTTTGGTGGCGGGCATGAAACGGCATTTGCCCATGGGCTGGGAATTTACCGTGCGTTTTCGGAGCAGCGTGTCGGTATCATCAATTTTGATGCCCATTTGGATCTGCGAAATTCACCGCAACCTACATCAGGAACTCCATTTCGGCAACTTGCGCATTACTGCCAGCAACACCAGCGTCCATTTAATTACAGTTGTGTTGGTGCCAGTTTGGCATCAAATACTCAGGCATTACTGGATGAGGCTAATCATCTTGATGTCACCATTATCTGGGATACTCATTGTGTTGAATCTATGTTGGATAAGGTACAGCAGCAATTACAAGATATAATTAATCAGGTTGATATCATTTATATGACTATCGATTTGGATGTGCTGCCAATTTGGCAAATGCCAGCCGTTTCCGCACCTGCGGCGTTGGGAGTTCCGCTGGAGCGTTTATTGCCATTAGTGCAATTCATCTGTCAGAGTAAAAAATTGCAAGCTGTAGATTTAGTTGAGCTTAACCCTTTATATGATATTCAGGGAATGGGAGGAAAAGCGGCGGCTCGCCTTGCATGGCAGTTGGTACACTGGTGGAATAAATAG